A DNA window from Vigna unguiculata cultivar IT97K-499-35 chromosome 10, ASM411807v1, whole genome shotgun sequence contains the following coding sequences:
- the LOC114166931 gene encoding uncharacterized protein LOC114166931 — protein MDRSWVHASRITDVYENGVEEFLQSAQRNATLVNGKYYCPCNCLNVRRQSIELIREHLLCDGFLKSYRTWTWHGEVVNLSSIPQSQESNVYHEDRMEDMIDDIGEDNFKSAQVYDSLKDDSEKSLYPGCTRFMRLSAILKLFNIKARNGWTDRSFTELLELLHEMLPEGNMLLTRQEILCPMGMEYQKIHACPNDCILYRKQFETLTKCPRCGVSRFKVKDDDVDEDNMKKGPPAKVLWYLPIIPRFKRLFANVNDAKNLIWHANGRKSDGLS, from the coding sequence ATGGATCGGAGTTGGGTGCATGCTAGTCGAATCACTGATGTGTATGAGAATGGTGTTGAAGAGTTTCTTCAATCTGCTCAGCGAAATGCAACACTCGTGAATGGAAAATATTACTGCCCTTGTAATTGTTTGAATGTGAGACGCCAATCAATTGAGTTGATACGAGAACATCTCCTTTGTGACGGTTTCTTAAAGAGTTATAGAACGTGGACCTGGCATGGTGAAGTTGTAAACCTCTCAAGCATACCTCAATCTCAAGAGTCGAATGTATATCATGAAGATCGCATGGAGGATATGATTGATGATATTGGAGAAGACAATTTTAAAAGCGCACAAGTGTATGATTCATTGAAAGATGATTCAGAAAAATCTTTATATCCCGGTTGTACAAGATTCATGCGTTTGTCagcaatattaaaattatttaacatcaAGGCAAGAAATGGGTGGACCGATAGAAGTTTCACTGAATTGCTTGAATTATTGCATGAAATGCTCCCAGAGGGGAATATGTTGCTAACCCGGCAGGAGATACTatgtccgatgggtatggagtaccAGAAAATACATGCTTGTCCAAATGATTGTATATTATATAGAAAGCAGTTTGAAACATTGACTAAGTGTCCAAGATGCGGGGTATCACGATTCAAAGTGAAGGATGATGACGTGGATGAAGATAACATGAAGAAGGGTCCTCCTGCAAAAGTGTTATGGTATCTTCCAATCATACCACGATTTAAACGTTTATTTGCCAATGTTAATGATGCAAAAAACCTTATTTGGCATGCAAATGGAAGAAAGAGTGATGGATTGAGTTAA
- the LOC114167289 gene encoding ATP synthase subunit delta', mitochondrial, with the protein MLRRATSALLSGVSRRRFSTDVPATPSVDSSFVEAWKKVSPNLDPPKTPLSFMKERPQTPSTLPTKLTVNFVLPYASQLSAKEVDMVIVPATTGQMGVLPGHVATIAELKPGVLSVHEGNDVTKYFVSSGFAFIHANSVADIVAVEAVPLDRIDANLVQKGLQDFTQKLNSASTDLEKAEAQIGVDVHSALNSALTG; encoded by the exons ATGCTCCGCCGCGCAACCTCCGCTCTCCTCTCCGGAGTCTCCCGCCGACGCTTCTCCACCGACGTACCGGCAACGCCCTCGGTGGATTCGAGCTTCGTGGAGGCGTGGAAGAAAGTGAGCCCGAATCTGGATCCTCCGAAGACGCCGCTCTCATTCATGAAGGAACGGCCGCAAACTCCCTCGACCCTCCCTACCAAACTCACCGTCAACTTCGTCCTCCCCTACGCTTCCCAATTGTCCGCAAAAGAG GTTGACATGGTGATTGTACCAGCAACAACTGGGCAGATGGGTGTTCTGCCAGGACATGTAGCAACAATTGCTGAGTTGAAACCTGGTGTCCTCTCTGTTCATGAAGGGAACGATGTGACAAAGTATTTTGTCAGCAGTGGCTTTGCATTCATCCACGCGAACTCTGTTGCTGACATAGTAGCTGTTGAGGCCGTGCCACTAGATCGGATTGATGCAAATCTTGTTCAGAAGGGCCTTCAAGATTTCACCCAGAAGCTCAACTCAGCCTCAACTGACTTGGAGAAAGCTGAGGCTCAGATTGGGGTGGACGTCCACAGCGCTCTCAACTCTGCTCTTACAGGCTGA
- the LOC114166628 gene encoding protein ENHANCED DOWNY MILDEW 2-like, translating to MASSDEEGEIIPVVSSYWFENEKKDFVSLSSLTLLFSISEIECDLGEKVFLHGKTDDGLHKIYKQIIGWRFELTYEQPEISVLSKDKNWITLQRPRKSFESTIRTILVTVYFLHFLRRNPEESHISIWDKVKKAFSTFDIPPSENDILNHVSLMREAVKRDNDLAKSKYLHDLMEKGCSNEGFQEYNDEENVQSDELNPDGQHNIGYDTVCSICDNGGEILPCEGSCLRSFHATKEAGMDAFCESLGYTSAQVKAFPNFYCRNCKYKQHQCFACGKLGSSDVSSKTEVFPCVTANCGHYYHPDCVARLLSNGIDTEQEEMRRKVAIGKAFVCPLHACSLCKKGEVKNVHHLQLAICRRCPKAYHRKCLPKEISFTLDYDKGIEQRAWDGLLDHRILIYCMDHEIDSKLGTPARDHLVFPDMKVKMKVLFNYKLFDKGKDTTNLGKSFKDLPPKETPVPNWVAKQSVSIQEGDVAKDVEKICYKKDTLFSSASVRFDRDRKYLKVKNMPVLNHSSPSSSKKLPLKVAKLSCNSRLCEAKSLQKKLVCGRIEKTGFEKPLVNKIRTSLDFDNAEMENSVLSLVKESMSTFNEQEFIKNHQAFSSTSGLTETEFHKNLTQGKVEGSIKAVQTALQRLEEGCSIEEAKTICDPGVLHQLFIWQKQLKVYLAPFLHGMRYTSFGRHFTKIDKLKEVVNRLHWYVQNGDTVLDFCCGSNDFSCLMKTKLEQMGKSCSFKNYDLFQPKNDFNFEKRDWMSVNAEELPHGSKLIIGLNPPFGVKGFLANKFINKALTFNPKLLILIVPKVTKRLDKRKGGYDLIWESDEMFSGKSFYLPGSVDVRDKQLEDWNMKPPPLYLWSHPDWTTKHRKIAQEHGHIKEKYDVHVKNYLMEENHDCYQDYSGLHAPGDVLSIFDDIPYDNDDGADEVATCNAQGQVKGTVFSDCGREMKLENRFPFDEAEDMCIDMELSTP from the exons ATGGCGTCATCGGATGAAGAGGGTGAAATTATCCCAGTTGTTAGTAGTTATtggtttgaaaatgaaaagaaggaTTTTGTGTCACTTTCTAGTTTGACATTGTTGTTTAGCATTAGTGAGATCGAATGTGACTTGGGAGAAAAAGTATTTTTGCATGGCAAAACCGATGATGGCCTGCATAAAATTTACAAACAGATCATAGGATGGAGATTTGAACTTACCTATGAGCAGCCTGAGATTTCAGTGCTTTCAAAGGACAAGAATTGGATAACACTCCAAAGACCAAGGAAGAGTTTTGAAAGTACAATTAGGACAATCTTAGTCActgtatattttttacattttcttagACGGAATCCAGAGGAATCTCACATATCTATTTGGGACAAAGTGAAGAAGGCATTTAG CACATTTGATATCCCACCATCTGAGAATGATATTCTAAATCATGTGAGTTTGATGAGAGAAGCTGTTAAAAGGGACAACGATTTAGCAAAATCAAAG TACCTGCATGATTTAATGGAAAAGGGGTGTTCAAACGAAGGCTTTCAAGAGTACAAT GATGAGGAGAATGTCCAATCTGATGAACTGAATCCCGATGGACAGCATAATATTGGATATGATACTGTTTGTTCAATatgtgataatggtggtgaaaTACTTCC TTGTGAAGGAAGTTGTTTGAGATCCTTCCATGCAACCAAAGAGGCTGGTATGGATGCATTTTGTGAATCTCTTGGCTACACCAGTGCTCAAGTTAAG GCCTTTCCAAACTTTTACTGTCGAAATTGTAAATATAAGCAGCATCAGTGCTTTGCATGTGGCAAATTGGGTTCATCTGATGTATCATCGAAAACTGAG GTATTTCCTTGTGTTACTGCAAATTGCGGTCACTACTACCATCCTGACTGTGTAGCAAGGCTTCTGTCCAATGGCATTGACACTGAACAAGAGGAAATGAGAAGGAAAGTTGCCATTGGCAAAGCATTTGTTTGTCCTCTTCATGCATGCTCTTTATGCAAAAAGGGTGAAGTTAAAAATGTTCATCATTTGCAGTTAGCAATATGTAGACGCTGTCCTAAAGCTTACCACAGAAAGTGTTTACCCAA GGAAATTTCCTTCACACTTGATTATGATAAGGGCATTGAGCAGAGGGCTTGGGATGGTTTACTTGACCATCGAATTTTGATATATTGCAT GGACCATGAGATAGATAGCAAACTTGGGACTCCTGCAAGAGATCATCTGGTATTTCCTGATATGAAAGTCAAAATGAAGGTATTATTCAATTACAAATTGTTTGACAAAGGAAAAGATACTACAAATTTGGGTAAAAGTTTTAAAGATCTTCCTCCTAAGGAAACACCGGTACCAAACTGGGTGGCAAAGCAGAGTGTTAGCATTCAAGAAGGGGATGTTGCCAAAGATGTGGAGAAAATATGTTATAAGAAAGATACACTTTTCTCTAGTGCATCAGTCAGGTTTGATAGggatagaaaatatttgaaggtaAAAAATATGCCTGTGTTGAATCATTCCTCTCCAAGTTCTTCAAAAAAACTGCCTTTGAAGGTTGCTAAGTTGTCGTGTAATTCAAGATTATGTGAAGCTAAATCTCTGCAGAAAAAATTGGTCTGTGGAAGAATTGAAAAAACTGGCTTTGAGAAGCCTCTGGTAAACAAAATCCGAACATCTCTTGACTTTGATAATGCTGAAATGGAAAACAG TGTCTTGTCTTTAGTGAAAGAATCCATGTCTACATTTAATGAGCAAGAATTCATTAAGAACCATCAAGCCTTCTCTTCAACATCAGGTTTAACCGAAACTGAATTTCATAAGAACCTTACTCAAGGGAAAGTAGAAGGGTCAATTAAG GCTGTTCAAACAGCTTTGCAGAGGTTAGAAGAAGGATGTAGTATTGAAGAAGCAAAAACTATTTGTGACCCAGGGGTTCTCCATCAGCTTTTCATTTGGCAG AAGCAGCTCAAGGTCTATCTTGCACCTTTTCTTCATGGCATGCGATATACTTCCTTTGGTCGCCATTTCACTAAAATAGACAAACTAAAGGAG GTTGTTAATAGGCTCCATTGGTATGTTCAGAACGGAGACACG GTTTTGGACTTCTGTTGTGGTTCTAATGACTTCAGTTGTCTAATGAAAACAAAGCTTGAACAGATGGGGAAGTCATGTTCATTCAAGAACTATGATTTATTCCAACCCAAG AATGATTTCAACTTTGAAAAGAGAGATTGGATGAGTGTCAATGCAGAAGAACTACCCCACGGTTCTAAACTT ATCATAGGGCTGAATCCTCCTTTTGGGGTGAAGGGTTttcttgctaacaaatttattaacaagGCATTGACTTTCAATCCAAAACTTCTTATTCTAATTGTACCAAAAGTAACCAAAAG ACTTGACAAAAGGAAAGGTGGATATGATTTAATTTGGGAGAGTGATGAGATGTTTTCAGGAAAG TCATTCTATCTTCCTGGTTCTGTTGATGTACGAGACAAGCAATTGGAAGACTGGAACATGAAGCCACCACCTCTCTACCTCTGGAGTCACCCTGATTGGACCACTAAGCACAGGAAAATTGCTCAAGAACATGGCCACATCAAGGAGAAATATGATGTGCATGTGAAGAATTATCTTATGGAGGAGAATCATGACTGTTACCAGGACTATTCTGGATTACATGCACCTGGGGATGTTTTGAGCATATTTGATGATATTCCATATGATAATGATGATGGTGCAGATGAAGTTGCAACATGCAATGCTCAGGGTCAGGTGAAGGGAACAGTGTTTTCTGACTGTGGAAGAGAAATGAAATTGGAGAATAGGTTTCCCTTTGATGAAGCTGAGGATATGTGTATTGATATGGAGTTATCAACTCCCTAG